The genomic interval TGAAGAAGGCTGTGTGTGTCTGAGGACCTGGATCCAAGATCATCCATGAAGGTAAGAGTGTTTCAATGAATTCATGCTGATGTGTTTCTGTGCATTTTTGCAgtagtttttctatttttcttgtagtGATCTGGAGGTCTGGTTCTCTTTAGAGAAGTGCAGGAGATAGCTAGTTCCTCTAGTTTGGTTGAGAACCATCATATCTGTCCTTGCATTGGCTAAAGATTGTAGCTTCAATTTCCAGTATAAAAATCTGCGATGGTTCTCCGAGTCTTTAGGAACATCTCTCTCGTAATACATGCTTGTGCCAAGCTGGTACAATCCAAATAAAGAAGCACTGTACTTTAAGCTTCGATATATCCTTGTTGCTCGTTATCTTTTTATGATCTTTGGGTTGCATGTTCTTTCAGCGGTACACATCTTTCGTTTTGTTTCTCGTTTCCTGCTATTTGGGCAGGTGAACATTAACATTGGACATCGTAGTTCAATAGATCAGTGgaagcaagaaaacaaaattaaatgatcTCACTCAACAACGTCCTTTCTGTTCGCAAAATCTTACAAAACATTATTATGGAATCTATACATGCACTACAAGAAGGGAAGTCatataattcaattaaatttcTGGCTTGCTATAAAATACAAAAGGTGCAACTGTAATTGCCTAATTTGCAGTAACTAAGTTCACCAAAGTGTTGTGGCCAGTATATACCAAACAAGAAATACACTTTGGCCCTTTTAACTTacaaaacacacatatatcagCTTTCCTCAGCGTGACAACATCTTTTCTATGCAACCATGGAATTGAATGAACAAATGATCTGTTGCAGTGTACACCGTGGAGCCTGACAACATCTTGAATCTCATCGAATTTCTGGTTTCACTCCTCATGCATAAGCCAGCAAAGTAGCCAACACAATCCAAAATGCCAAAAGCGAGAGCGTCAATGGTTGCTTTGTTAGAGGACTTGCATTAGGCAACCATGGGTATGCATCTGGGGGTGGCATGACACAATTGTCACCATTGAAGTACACACGCCGTGGGAAGGCCCATCCCTTGTCAAAGGTGAAAGCCACGGAATCCTTCCGCAGAAGTAGCTCCGACTGCGCGTTTCCAAGTGGACCAGCTTGCATGAGCAAATCGTTGTAGAATTTTACTCCCCAAAACATCGCAgtatcatctaaaatagaagGAACAAACACTGTCAGAGTGATAGAGGGAGCGAGGGACATCCGGACATGTCACAGGTGTATTctactttttatttgaaaataaagtaGAACAAGCTACTTACTTATCCTGCTTCCATATGGAGTAAGTGGCTTGTAGTTGAAGCTAAACAGCTGGGTGATATTATCGAAGTTAGGATGCTGGACAACCAAGTTCCATTGTGTGTAGTTCATGCGATAGTTGAAGTTTGTGATCGTGATCTTTACTCTCCAGTATTCCTTGTAGTTGAGCTTCACATGCCAGTGGATTCTTATTGGGCACATGTGGGAAGTGCATTGGACAAGAGGTTGGCCGGTCCATTTGCCAGGGCCATCAATGGCAGATTGTAAATAGGGTGAATTCTCACTGTGGGAATGAATGGAACTTGTTAGAGCTTTTACACAAAACTAGAGTCTTGATAGGAACTGAAGTAAGAGTAACAGTTTAATAACTCACTTTACACAACTCCCAGGACTAGTCCTGTTGTTTTGGCAGCCACAAGAACATGTTGGGCAGTTCACAATTGTGTCATTGTAAAATGATGAGAGAGATACACAACAGGTTGGAGTCTTCTGAGCAAGGAACTGTGAGTATGTGCATGTCACATTCCATGTCACTGCAAGTGAAGTTTTTGTtcagaacaaaaaaataaagagaaatttCTGGTACAAGACTTAACCTACCACAAACTAGTGTTCGTAGGTAATGAACTCATCACTTTGAGAACAATCTATTCTTATTCAACAGGTTACATTTTCTTATTAACCCTACAGATACGATAACCTAGATTAGATATGCAAGTTTTTCTTTCGTTCAGCACGAAATGCATTTATTCAAAGAGTGCAAGCAATTGATGTCATGcaggaaagagaaaagaacgAGATACTTACTTAGAGCTTGGGTTGCTCTGCGTCCATCCTGAGTGAAAAACTTAGTAGGCCTGACAATCATAGCACGCCCACATGTGTACCCAGGACCTGGGGCCTTAAGAGTGAAGTTCTTAGGCAGCTTAACTGTCTTATTGGTAGTTCCAGCAAGACCTACACTGATCTGGAAGGATGAAGCAGCATTTGATGGGTCCTGGTTAAATGTATTTATAACTCCTGCTTTGCAGCAATTGGCAATCTGCATGTTGTATGGGGTGCCTGGAAGAAGATCAACAATTGTGGGATCTTTCTTGCAACAGTGGGGTGTGTTACCCTTGAACTTTGAGCAATCGCCCTGCTCAGTGGTCTGTGCCCCAACCATCGACCAAATGACCTCCTTCTTTGCCCATGACCACCCCAGCTGCCACCCAGGTGCCTGAATGTGCCGGAACTGTTGGTAGTTGAACATTGTGACTACAGCCTGCACGGGAGAAATTTAGGAGATGATAATGATACACATACAGGGTAAACAAGATATCCATAATATGCTGACATAAGACTTGCTATTATTGTTATTTGTGGCATATGTTCATTACCAGTTGTTGGTTATACTGTCAGTCTACTTTGTAGTTTGTACTACAAGACAACttccataaaataaaataaaataaaatcagggCTCAATAATGGACTGAGATGCAAGATAGAGCTGGTGATGTCGGGTTGGTACTTACAACATAACCATCAGGAGTCCACTGCATAACGTCCCATTTTATCGTGATGTTCCCATTTGGATCCAGTGAATCAAAAGCCTctgcaagcaaaaaagaagAGCACATCAGAATCCCAagcaagagaagaaaagacagGTGAATTGGCACAGCAGAAGAAGCCAAAGTTACATCGCGTAATCGTGATTCCGATTTGGAAGGTCCACACTGCACACCTAAGTTCACCACCGGACccattttagaaatatatattacgATTACTAAGAATTTTTCACAGTTTTTCCTCTCCTGAACAGATCTACCGTCGTGGTGAAGCTTTAGGTGAATTTGCAACAAAGACTGGCGCTGGTTAGTGTGAGAAGGAAGCTCCATGTGTGCTCAGCCCAATTGGCGCTAAGCTACCTAGTTTAACCCCAGAATTCGTGCAAACAAGAGTGAAACGAACTGAATGGAATCGAAGCCCAGCCGGAAGGACAAAAACTAGAAGCCACCGACACCGAATTGGAGCCACCGACAGTGCTCCGGGCGAGCCAACCGGGAGCCGCATTGCCCAAACACGCAGCGGAATCTCGTGGACACCTCGCCTCTCATCGCCCTCCTCCGCGATCAAGGCGCGTGGATCTCATcaggctcgccgccggccgagggCGCCGACCATCATCGACGTTTCGGGCCGACGGACACGCCCGCCGATGAGCAGAACGACGAGAAGGTAAACGCGGGacagagaggaaaaagggagTCGAACCTGTGGTGGCCGGCGCTGAGAagagcaccgccgccgcgagcagcgcggcgaggcACGCGACGGATCTGGAGGCCCCTCCACCCACCGCCATCATCCCCGGCAGGCAACCAACcactcccccgccgccgaacAGTTACCAGACACCAAACAGCCGGCCGCTCCCGCCGATCTCGCGGTCCACCTCCCGGAAcgtcgcgcggcggcggcgtcgggagcggaggcggtggGAGATCtggagggtggtggtggtggtggtggtggggctAGTGGGACTTAAAGCATGTGCGGGTGCGGCCGCGCCGCTGGCTGGCTGCCGCCTtctcctctgctctctctcttccttcttttttttttaccgcgacgacgcggcgtcactcactcactcactcactcacacGCACTTGGccactctctctccttctctctcccgcgccgcgGGGGCGCTCGTGGAGCGGAGTTGGTTATATTGGGGCATTTTCCTTTGCCGCGATGGCATGGTGCTTCGACCGATAGACGTGACGCGCTAACCTCTGGGGGCGCGTGCTTTTACGGGAATGCCCCTCGCTCACATCGCGTGGCTATTGGTGATGGGGGCTGGAATGATGTCTGATTTCAGACAAGGGACAACCGACAACCTGACAATCACAGGAGCTGCTTGAGGTCAATCAGCaagattttgaaaaatactcgctatgttctaaaataaataaacctaATACTGAATAAGACGCCttttaatattacaaatacatacgttaattagcaaatgtttgaaaaagaAGCTTTGGGTTGATAATGTGAATGAAAAATTCTGGTTTATGGTTCATTCAAATCATAGGAATTAATTCTTATGAAATTTCTTCAATAATCATCCGTAATAAAACCGTTAGATAAGACGAACACGACCTCCTATTGAGATCAGCGTACATGAGCCGCTTGTTTTTTATCAGATATTTAAAAGGCAAATTCGTACATTCAGATGGCCtcgttttattaaataaaagtaaatatgtgaaaatataaGCTAGagttaaaacatatttagtaataattcaattacaacaatataaataataatcacgtaagcattttaaataaaataaatggttaaataggTGACGACAAGTCATAGcgtcatatattaaaataaaaaaccaattactccaaacagaactttaaacatattAGCTTTTAGCTCCTATATGTCACTCCATTATCAAATGTTGCATTTGCTTAACGGTCATCTACTTAACTCTTATTTGTAATCTTAGCAGCATCAATTGATCTGACTCATAACGAGGCAATCATTCAAAAGGGGTTTGTTCCCCCTTCACTTTCACCCAGCTGCAGCCTGCAAGTAACTGTCACCAGGGGCAAAACCGGAAACACCCAGATCACGGCCGAGCTTTACTAGTTTTGTTAAAATAATGACAGAGGCTGATGACTTTGATTAGAGACTAGAGAGAGAGGACAAACCACACATGCGCCGACACTGCAGGGAATAAAGAAGAGCACAGcaggaagaggagagagaaatagTGAGAAAGGGTAAACGAGGGTGTTCAGTTTAGTCGTGGCACTAATCAACCCAGCGCGTTGAGTGCACGCAAATTGCAGCAGCTTGAGTGAGGATAATAGGTGATGCAAGTGGACTCTAAAAATTGTCACggaatatttatgtttatatggagaagagataaaagaaaagaaaaaataaactagatttACACCCAACTACAACACAAGCTCCAATTATATGTATGAAAGATAGATCATACACTAATGATGCAGCGtatgtttatatgtaactagtatataaattgactatatgttactccctccgtttcacagtGTAAGTCTTTTtaaccttgtctaaattcatttatgaataaatgtattcatatgaatctatgcAATGCTGAAAAGACTTACTATATGAAACTGAAACGGAGACAGTAGCTCTCAGTGAACATATTTTGAAGGTAATAGTTAGCTCTTCTATTAATTTGCTATTAAGATGACGAGGGCGCCTGGGCTGCGTGCGCTCGGTGCACCAACGAACGCCGTGGACCCGTAGCCATCCCTCTGGTTGGTGCTGCTATCTGGACGTATCAGTATCAACGACCCAACTGCAGATCGGCCATGATGATAAACAATTCAGTATTGTTTATGAACTTGTTAATCTTGTTTCGCTGAtggttagttaattaattgcaaATAGCATCGAGATCTCCAGCTGTATGTGCGTAGTCTGTACTCTGTAGCTAAGCCAGCTCTAACAACCTCCATGTGTTTCGTCgtcttccttttttctttagtCTTTTATGGGAATCATGAGCCATGAGATGAACGAGCTGAGTATCGAGCAGTGTtttggcccacatgtcagcaaTGGGAATGGACGGTTTCTGTATTTCTGTTGGATTTTTTCAGACTCGGTTTAGGTTGTTCAGAACTTCAGATGTCCGCATGGTTGAATATCTAATCTACCTTGGGAGATTAATGAGCTTTTTAAGCAGATGTTTTGTTCGTAGAAAATATCCGAACAGCTTGTAAAAATGATTTcattatttgcaaatattcaGCGGTAAATTAACTTGGGGTTCTCAAACTTAGAAAGCGTGTGCCCGTCGTGTACTAACATCAAACAAGAATGTGCTGAATATTCAGTCGCTACTGCTCATAAGTTATTGATGATGAatacacaattattttttttaggaaaaaaaaccgCGGTTGAATAATTacttctttttccctctttgtTAGGGTATTTCTCGGATTGTATTAACTCTGTTACAATAGGGTGTATTTTTCTTTGGCCGTGGACGAACCAAATGAAAGTTGATAACATGCAAATTCAAAtacttttttctcaaaaactacATGTAATACGCACTAATGCACAGATAACACGATCTTTTAAATGTAATGAAAGCGTGGATATGAATGTGATGAGAAGCAGGACATGATCTGAGGCTTTACAATTAGTTTCCTTCCTATCACATGAAGATAACCTCGAAGAGAACATTAAAAAATGACTCTCTTTAAACCTTTCGACCAGGATACCACCGATGATTTTATCCTTTTAGCCTGATTTGATCCAGATAACATCCTATTAAGGTTACCAGTTAAAACTTGAAGACTTCATATTTTTGACGTGACTTCATATTTTTGACGTGAGCACATATGTGCCTAAACCGTAGAAGCAAAGTTTTCCAGCTCCATAATCCATGCTCCAGGTACCTACATCTTAAATCAGCTGTTTCTCTCAAGTTTTAGCAACAatgcagataaaaaaaaaggttttagCAACAataattttagcaaaaaacCACAAGCATCAAGCCATGCCGGTCATCATTCATCAATTCATGGTTGATACTACACCCACGCCAAGAAAAACGAGTACAACGTGACAAATAACATATGGGCCGCCATTGCCTTAATGGGCCTAACCCGAGAGCCCACTAACgactttctttctttatttctttgcgctcaagcaaaaaaaaaaaaaaaaagagagagagagagagagaataggGGAAGGAGCCCCAATTCGCGACGCCATTGACGCCCCCAGCAAGAATACGGGAGGCGAGGAACAcatgctctcctcctcccctcgtgGAAGATTGGAGTAGTTGGGGTGCTGCCAGGAAGAGCACGGAAAGCGAGACACGGGAGGAGAAGAGAGCAAAGCAGCCGGGCGGCCGTTcttgccgcggcggcgccgtctcTCGCTGCTGCCCCCTTCTCTCGCCTCGGGAGATCGCAgattggaggaggaggaggaggaggaggaggaggaggagggtttGGGGGGAATGGATACTACCACTAGGGCCAAGATCCCCTCCCTCCACCACCAGACGGAGATCAACTGGGACAAGTAACCGCCGCTTCTTCtcctttctgttttttttccttgtaaaTTTCCCCCTTCGCCTGCAGGCAGGATGCAATCCTGTGCTCCGGAGAATCTACCTTGTTTATTGTAATGCATAACTCGAGGAAATTATGATCCAAGAAGCTGTTCTCATAACTCGAGGAAGCACAATTGAGGAAGATTTGGTTGATTGATTCCAGCTTATTGGTTAGCCTTCCGATTATTCTGTTGTTCCTCAAATTGGTGTATCATCTACGTGTTGCAGCCTTGACAAGACCAAGCTCTATGTGGTGGGAGCCGGAATGTTCAGTGGCGTGACCGTGGCGCTGTACCCGGTATCGGTGATCAAGACCCGGATGCAGGTGGCCACTGGGGAAGCCGTGAGGAGGAACGCTCTGGCAACGTTCAAGAACATTCTCAAGGTGGACGGAGTGCCGGGGCTGTACCGAGGGTTTGGGACAGTTATCACAGGGGCCATCCCTGCTAGGATTATCTTTCTTACGGCGCTCGAGACAACAAAAGCTGCCTCACTTAAGCTTGTTGAGCCGTTTAAGCTGTCGGAGCCAGTTCAAGCTGCCTTTGCCAATGGCCTTGGTGGTTTGTCGGCATCTCTGTGCTCACAGGCCGTGTTTGTGCCCATCGATGTGGTATGCCTATTGGGTTCCTTTTTCATGATATTATAGAGAATCATGATACTGTTACTGCACTATGAAAATGTGTTAACCATGATCATTTGGCCTGACCAGGTTAGCCAGAAATTGATGGTTCAAGGATATTCTGGTCATGTTAGATACAAGGGTGGACTAGATGTTGCTCAAAAGATTATAAAGGCTGATGGGATTCGGGGGCTGTACAGAGGATTTGGCCTGTCTGTTATGACATACTCACCATCTAGTGCCGTGTGGTGGGCAAGCTATGGGTCCAGCCAGCGCATAATTTGGAGGTGAGCATCTGATTGGCTTATAAGTTGTCACTATGTTCTTCTCAGTCTTATgcatgttataatttttaatgtataatGCCTGGACAGTGCTTTTGATCGTTGGAATGATAAAGAAAGTTCTCCTAGTCAGCTGACAATAGTTGGTGTCCAAGCTACAGGGGGGATTATTGCTGGTGCAGTGACATCCTGTGTCACGACTCCCATAGATACTATCAAAACCAGACTGCAGGTGCTGTTTTACGTTTCTGGTTATAGCAGCTTATTTCGCCTACtggatgcaaaaaaaaaaaagaaaacttttgCCAGTCCTGCTCTTTGTAACTagttcttctaaaaattttgcatTGATACCACTTATATGCCAGTAACCTGACTCCATCATCCATACACTTGTTGTTGGTACTTAGGAATATGAAACTGAGCATTGAAAGGCTATTGATGTCAGACTTAAGACATAAAAGATGATATACTGGTATATGTAATAATATCGTTATAATGAGAGAATATACTTGAGGAATACTGTCTATGTTAGGCTAGAATCATCCTGTGATTCATCCTGTCAATTTTTATCACATAGTTACTATCATTATGAGATTGGAAAGGAAAGCTTTGTTGGGATAACTTCATTATTGGTAAATTAGCTTTTATAGGACAATAGCATAAATGCTGCATTTCTTAACTGACTTGGTAGTATTTCAGCAATATGGCACACAGCCCATTTTTTTGCTGTTACAAGTCGCATCTGTGTTGGTTATTCATCTTGCGAACTTTTGAAGTCTTTCCTACTTTCCAACCAACTTCTTTTTCTTGACCTTAGTAttcaatttcctttttttctttctgtttatATGTTAGCTTTCtacttctgtttttctttaaatGTCAGTACATCAGATGCTCTATTCATTTGCCAGATTTAACATGTGTTATTTGGTGATGTTTATTGTatgggaaatttaactatttgccactgtTAGGTTGCATACTCTCCAAATGCCATTTTTGCGTTGCTCTTACAAATATGCCACCGGAGAGAAGTTAGCTCTTAATTTTTTGTCACTTTTGCTGAgttggcatgccacgtcacgTGCTAGCGTGGAGAGGACACGGAAAATGACAAGAGTACCcctgtaaaaaaagaaaaagtggCAAcgggagctgcggcggcgcgacgacagTGCGGGAGGCGCCGGTGAGCGGGTTACTGACGACGAGCTCGGCCGTGGCTAGCGCGCGGTAGAGGACGAGTCCACCCGACGAAGCCACTggcacggccgccgcccccggcgGCACGGCGTGGCAGGGGTTCCAGGAGCgctcggcggcgtcgtcgaagGCGAGCGGTGGGTGGGGGCGGCGGAAGAAGCTGGCTGGTGGGAGCCGCACTAGGCCATGCTCCAGCACGTCGTCGTGGAGGTCCCCTAGCACGCGCGACGGACACCTGTGCTTCCTTCCGCTgcttgccgtcgccgctgccatGGACGCCTCCACGCTGAGCTCCATTCAAGCCGCTGCAttcagaatcaaaaagtacaaATCAATCACTAATCAAGAAACAGTGGGAAACGCCAAGAATATAGAGGATAAGAGCAAGAATTGGGCAGCAGCCAGCCATACCTCGGTAGCTCATCGGGCTCTTGCTCTTGTTGTGTGGACTGAAGAATTGAAATGAAGCTCAGTCCAGTTCCTGTGTGCGGCCGGACGGGCGGCAACCAGCACGGCGCGGCTTCGACATCGATGGCGAGCACCTGGCGCTCGTGGGCGGCCAGACGGCTGGCAGCGATgcgccatcaccgccgcctcttCTCTCGCGTGGCCGGACAACGGCCGGACTGAGATGCGATCTTCGTTTCTCTTCCACGTTGGCGTTGACGTGGCGTGCCAACTCagcaaaagtggcaaaaaattaGAAGCTAACCTCTCTCTAGTGGCATATTTGTAAGAGCAAATGCAAAAAAGTGGCATTTAAAGAGTATGTAAACCTAATAGTGACagatagttaaatttcccttATTGTACCTGTACATACTGTCaatattga from Oryza brachyantha chromosome 3, ObraRS2, whole genome shotgun sequence carries:
- the LOC102699487 gene encoding COBRA-like protein 3 translates to MMAVGGGASRSVACLAALLAAAVLFSAPATTEAFDSLDPNGNITIKWDVMQWTPDGYVAVVTMFNYQQFRHIQAPGWQLGWSWAKKEVIWSMVGAQTTEQGDCSKFKGNTPHCCKKDPTIVDLLPGTPYNMQIANCCKAGVINTFNQDPSNAASSFQISVGLAGTTNKTVKLPKNFTLKAPGPGYTCGRAMIVRPTKFFTQDGRRATQALMTWNVTCTYSQFLAQKTPTCCVSLSSFYNDTIVNCPTCSCGCQNNRTSPGSCVNENSPYLQSAIDGPGKWTGQPLVQCTSHMCPIRIHWHVKLNYKEYWRVKITITNFNYRMNYTQWNLVVQHPNFDNITQLFSFNYKPLTPYGSRINDTAMFWGVKFYNDLLMQAGPLGNAQSELLLRKDSVAFTFDKGWAFPRRVYFNGDNCVMPPPDAYPWLPNASPLTKQPLTLSLLAFWIVLATLLAYA